Part of the Xiphophorus couchianus chromosome 8, X_couchianus-1.0, whole genome shotgun sequence genome is shown below.
acatttctgtattattagAATTTGTGCTCAATACTAATAATATAgaatagtttaaaaatgttaaaaaaaaaaaaaacaactaaaaactcTGTGTCCATTTTTTACATGACAATAGAAGCTACATTCAGCCGGTCGGAAGATACTTGTAATTGGTTTTTACAACAATAGCTGTGAGCATAACTTATTTACTCGCTCTAGCTGCTTAACTACATCGCGGATCGGAACATTTGCTAGGAAAGCTCACGTTAAGAATCAGGTTTTGTGTTCTTGTGTCCTATCCAGAAAGTCTCTCTTTCAAAATACATCTTCTGGAGAATTGCCTTTCCATGACTTTAAAGTCTTTACAACacttcaaaaatgcaaaatgtctgcttgttctgcatatttttcacaaacttcTCTGACGTTGAGAGCCAAAACAGCTGACCGGATACgtagtgaaaaaagaaaagtggtttCAAAGTCAGATTGTTTCCAGCTACAGTTCCAGAACTCACCCCATTTCAAGACTTTACCTGGTTCCCTTTGCCACCAATAGATATCTGAAAGCATATTTGGCATACTTTATTGTTGCAGGAATAATTGACAACACTGCCGTCCAATTGCAGACAAGAAGCGCGGCTATATACGTGGTTGTGGTAGGCGACTCTAACCAAGACTCTAAACCTCAGTGTGCAGAAAACAGGAGCAACAATTAAAGTACGGCACTAGTGCTTTAATTAATGACTGACTTGTGCAACCAAGCAACAGCAAAGGAAAGACTGGAGTGATGACCAAAATAGGGAACCCGATTAAAGGCACACCACCTCCACCCTTTCTGTCGGAGGTGGTGTTTTGTCTGTAGCCATCAACAAAAAGGTTCAGCATCTCAGAGGGATGAAAGCTTGACCTCTGCTAATTTCCAAGTCAATGAACTCAACTTGATGCTACCAGCTGCAGCTTAGGCAGACGAACTGCTGGAAAGTCTGACCTCAAGTCCAACTCCAGATCTTATCAAAACATATAcaccaaaaaatgacattttgtatTGAGAGGAATAATAAAAGGTGTTAAAAGGCTGTTTAATGCTGGTCATTGAGTGAAAaggtcagggttttttttttgttttgttatattactAAGTTTGCTAATTATAAATCACTTCAAAACCTTTTCCTCGTGTAATCTATCCTACAAAgatcagctgaaaaacaaatctctcCTTTAAAGATACAGTGtgtcagtaaaaacaaaagttcttgACATATTTGGTCAAAGTGTCACGGTAGAGTTtaagacaaataatctgtggggggaaaaaggagctcctctgccttctccctctGCCATCTACAGAAATACGCCGTTCCCAGAtagaatcaaccaatcagagccagggggagggctCTgggcgctgtcaatcatgctccaGTATGTGAAAACAGGGGAGAAAGTAGAGGAGCTTGATTGTCTTACAGATTGTGCCATAATATACTGTTAtgacataatgacagttttaacaaattggtgcaaaacactttttttttgtaaaagttgcgTACTGcagatttaaacatgttttgttcaaATATCTTTTGAATTATAATAATTTCAGTAGTCAGATTCCTTCAGTCAAAGTCTATCAGCATATTTGCTCTGTGTGCCGTACAAAAGTTCTTCACATCTCTCAGACTTTGAGAATCTCTCTTCCTCTTTAGGTGACCATAACAAATGTTCTGTCAGATTTgactgggctttgactaggccatttcaaaaccttgctttttttttcctggagagaTTCTTTTGTTGATTTGCACGTGTGCACGGATCCACTGTGAAGAGGATACAGCTCCTCTTCAGTCCGAGCCCTCTAGAAGACACTGGGAGGTTTGAGAGCCAAACTGAGCTGATCATGACTTCGTCcactttaacaaaaacctcTGTTCCATCTGAAGATAAGAACCCAGAGTCTGATGCtatcaccatgtttcactgtaggCATGCTGAACATTGGTAAAGTTCGAAAGCTGAAGTTTAACTCCTTCAGATCAGAACATGCTCTCCCACAAGCTCCTGGAAGATTTTAGCCTAGCCTGCATGTGATTTAGTCTGGCGACTTTTCTTCTTAGCCCAGACAAAACGGAGAACGCAGCAGGTTGTTGTCGCATCATGAACACAAGTGTAAACTGGAAGTTTCTTTACAGACCGCTGGCCTCTTGCTATGGAATGTTCTTTTGTAACCTGCTGCCTGTTGGTCTGTTTATGCAACCATATCTTTTGGAGTTGTTCTAATTATTTAggcaaacaaatgaacaaaaggTTAGAGAAACCCTACTGGTGTAGCCCAGattcatttctgtttaatcCGATTCAGTGTATTTGAAGGCAGGCGCGGATCACATACATGTTGTGGGTTTGTTTCAGTGCCTGTGACTCATGTAGGAAAGTGTTTTGTTACCGTCTCAGACATTGGTACCTGGCATCTTACGCAGTCTAACTGAGAGAACCAAGAACTGACAGAATGCGGCTGCcactgcagaagaagaagtgatAAACTGATTGTCTGCAGAAATAAGGACAAGCTGTTCACATGTTTGCCTGTTCTGTTCTCTCTCACCAGCCAGAAccctttatttattcatttatttggcCAGGTAAGCTGATTGAGAACAAACTCTCATTTTCAACAACAGAAATATGTCTACTTGTTTTTGGGCGCCTTGTTGTTTGAAGGGTAACATACAGTGGGGGGTTTGGCTTTTTGGGTTCGTGTTTTCTTTaacgtttttgtgttttctttttcgtGTTCTGAGgtttttcacttgttttgttttggccctgacaactttcaaaataaaacagcaagaGAAAGAATCAATCCCTGGTCATTGAGTGAAGTCCAGTTCAAACTCTTCTAACTCAAGCTGCCTTCTCAAGTGGAAGAAACTGCAGATTAAACCCAGAGAGTGGGAAACACTTGACAGTATGGGTAAAAAACAACATCAGGTCCAACCGTGTAAAGAATGTTTTATATACCATAATGACGGTCGTTGTTCTACATCTGATTTCTATGTTAGATTAAAGTAGTTACCTTATTTCCTAAAACTGTTTTGTAATTATCCACAGACATCGGTCCCACAACATCTTGAGAATCTTAATCTGGGGCCAAGAGGGATGGCGGCAGAAGTCTGCAATCCGGGCGTAGCAATGGATTCAGGTAACCCATTGCTAAAAGCAGTTTTCCTCAGACGACTCAGGCTCACAAGGCTGCTTTTAGAGGGCGGGGCATACATCAATGAGAGTGACAGCCAAGGCCAGACACCCTTAATGGTGGCTTGTCGGACCAAGCATACCGACTCCCAGAGTGCCAGTCGGGTTAAGCTGATCCAATTTCTCTTGGAGAGAGGAGCAGATCCAAACATTCAGGATAAGGAAGGACGCTCTGCGTTGATGCACGCCTGCCGGGATCAGACCGGTCCCGAGGTGGTGTCTTTGCTCCTGGCCAGCGGAGCCGACATCAGCTTAGAGGACCAGTCCGGAACATCAGCGTTGGTCTACGCTGTCGTGGCCGGAGACTGGAAGGTACTGAAGCTTTTGCTCGACACATGCAAGGCAAAAGGGAAGGAGGTGATCATCATAACCACTGACAAGTTTCCAAATGGAAACCTGTCAGCCAAGCAGTACCTCAGCATGCCTGTAGCCGATCCCGTCAATGAGACCGATCCGATTACAGCAGCGGCTCCTGCGTCTCCCTCTGAAATACAGCTGATCACCTCCCCGCAGTGCACGTCCTCCTCTCTATGTCCCCCCAAgcaagtgttttcttttaaagaaggACAGATCTGCGGTGCCAGCTCCCATCCGTGTTCGCCGTCTCGGTTTCGAGGACTCGGACAAGCAACGCCCGGCGGACTACAGCAACCTCTACAGAGACTGAACTCTGAGCCTTGGTTAAAGATTCCAGCATCTCTGCTTACTGAACCACGCCAGGCAACTTTTAACCTGACTGAAGATATTTCCTTTATCGTTCCCAACCTGGAGAGGGACAGCAGCAATAGCCCCAAAGGCTTCAGACATTATGGAAGAAGATTAGCAAAGGATAGAAGCATAGAAGATGGCAAGAATGACTGTAGTGAATGTGAAGGAGACATGATTTCTTTATCAGGTCTGCTTTCGTCCCACTCTGCCTCTCACCCCAACCTGCACTCTGAAACTCATGGCACAGACCCAGCCGCCGGCTCTTCAACTCTTTGTAGTGGCAGCAACCTTGGTGCGACCTTTCACAGCATGGCCTCATCGAGCCTCAATCATGTCATACAGACACACAAGTTGGGCGCAGATATCTACGGCTCCGACCCACAGCTAGCTGTGGATCTTCAAAGTCTCTCTGAAGAACAGAGAGACAAAGCAGACGGCAAGAAACTGGCGCCGCTGCGTTGCTCGACCACGATGGGCTCCAGGGACTCCCTGAAAGGCCACAGCAAGAGAGTGTTCTCTTTGTATGAGCGCAGGGGTTCCGGGACGTTCCTGCTGGACCACAACCATCAGGCCAGGCCTAGATCTCTGCCACCGTTGACCAAAAACCCCAACATCAATGTTGCTAGTAATGGTTTGGGCAACGGAAGCGTTTTCTCCGAAAAAGAGCTCGGTCAGAAGGGTTTCCTGCCCTGCGCCCCGCCCGGACAACCAAAGGAACTGACCCGGAGGATGCTGCTGAGGAGACACTCGATGCAGACCGAACAGTTCAAAAGCTCCGTCTGAAAACGAGCTACAGGGAAAGAGAGTGTTCACTGTGTTCAAGGCGGCTGCTGCTGTGAAATCATTGTGAAATTTGTTacgataaaaataaataaaaaaaacaaagtatacTCAAACACACCCTGGGCTTGAGATAGAAAACAGGCAACACagtacagtgctgtgaaaaagtatttatccccctcaaaatttcttcttttttttttgcatttctggtAAACTTAAATGTTGCAGATTGCAAGACAAACATATCTAGAGTAAATATTGATGAGCAATTTCCAATGattgtctgttttattaatgGAAATGTGACAGCCAAACCAACCCACTAATCCAAACCTGGTTGTCCCGCCCTAATGAGCAACAACTGATAAGGGCGAGACAAGAGATTAAATGTTTGCACTGAGTCAATGAGAAAATCCTGAAGAAGATCATTGATTCTGGAACTTAAGCTCAAGCATTTTGTTGTTATGCACCGTTACTTGTCAATAAAGAAGGCTTGTACATTGGCCAGCTTTGTAAACCACTGAAAACACATCTTTACTCTTTGGCTTTAAGTTTTAGTGATGCTTTTAAGTTCTGATATAGTCTTCATGTGCTTGTTTTCGTAAATGTTAGTTATCTTAaccccatttttaaaaaaatcctatcTTAATTTACCTCCATTTTATCTCATCcctctttgttttcttatttgatATTCATTCTTATTTCTTACTTTGATTCTTTGCTTATTTCAACTTGTACAACCGTTTGACAAGAAAAGGAAGCAAAACACAGCACCAAGTCTTCGTTTGTATAGGAAGTGTTGCTGGTCAAAATATCCTCTGATAATTGTTGCTAATAAGGTGCAGATCTATGTAAGACCAAGCTGGTTTGAGCAACTTTTTCACACTTGGAAACTCGTTTTTGAATCCAGTTCTTCttcacagcactgtacctcAGTGACATTCCAGCACCAGGATGCATTATGTTGTTTGTTGCTTCAGGTTCTGTCCACACTATCCCAGGTATGTTGTAAAAATGACACTTTGTGCTCTCTGTGTAAATCTCCTCCA
Proteins encoded:
- the ankrd34ba gene encoding ankyrin repeat domain-containing protein 34B, translated to MAAEVCNPGVAMDSGNPLLKAVFLRRLRLTRLLLEGGAYINESDSQGQTPLMVACRTKHTDSQSASRVKLIQFLLERGADPNIQDKEGRSALMHACRDQTGPEVVSLLLASGADISLEDQSGTSALVYAVVAGDWKVLKLLLDTCKAKGKEVIIITTDKFPNGNLSAKQYLSMPVADPVNETDPITAAAPASPSEIQLITSPQCTSSSLCPPKQVFSFKEGQICGASSHPCSPSRFRGLGQATPGGLQQPLQRLNSEPWLKIPASLLTEPRQATFNLTEDISFIVPNLERDSSNSPKGFRHYGRRLAKDRSIEDGKNDCSECEGDMISLSGLLSSHSASHPNLHSETHGTDPAAGSSTLCSGSNLGATFHSMASSSLNHVIQTHKLGADIYGSDPQLAVDLQSLSEEQRDKADGKKLAPLRCSTTMGSRDSLKGHSKRVFSLYERRGSGTFLLDHNHQARPRSLPPLTKNPNINVASNGLGNGSVFSEKELGQKGFLPCAPPGQPKELTRRMLLRRHSMQTEQFKSSV